One region of Thunnus thynnus chromosome 14, fThuThy2.1, whole genome shotgun sequence genomic DNA includes:
- the LOC137197338 gene encoding gap junction alpha-5 protein-like produces MADWSLLGNFLEEVQEHSTSIGKVWLTILFIFRILVLGTAAESSWGDEQEDFDCDTEQPGCENVCYDQAFPIAHIRYWVLQIVFVSTPSLIYMGHAMHIVRREEKKRSREEEGGDGGGGEEDPGGGEGGGENHGRKGEKDEGKEKRESPITGRLRLRGALLQTYVLSILIRSIMEVVFLCLQYFLYGIFLNPLYVCQARPCPHPVNCYVSRPTEKNVFIVFMLAVSGVSLVLSVLELYHLAWRHCCRRLLFSRRTVTPANASPARQLSLSPPPPSTPPPDFNQCVTGSSHFLSLPFPNHRLADQQNSDNMATEKHKMASSAEDENFLQMNSYSPAWQKTGNGQIQDDEYLRADIGCYNPGTREISCPQIQNGGLYQKDKRRLSKTSGTSSRTRADDLAV; encoded by the exons ATGGCCGACTGGAGCCTGCTGGGAAACTTCCTTGAGGAAGTGCAAGAACACTCTACCTCCATTGGCAAG GTGTGGCTGACCATCCTGTTTATCTTCCGTATCCTGGTACTCGGGACGGCTGCTGAGTCATCGTGGGGTGACGAACAGGAAGATTTTGACTGTGACACTGAACAGCCCGGTTGCGAGAACGTCTGTTATGACCAAGCATTCCCTATAGCGCATATACGATACTGG GTGCTCCAGATAGTGTTTGTGTCCACTCCCAGTCTGATCTACATGGGCCACGCCATGCACATTGTCcgcagagaggagaagaagaggagcagagaggaggaagggggagacgggggagggggagaggaggacCCGGgagggggagaaggaggaggagagaatcacggaaggaaaggagagaaggacgaaggaaaggaaaaaagagaaagtccAATAACGGGTCGACTCCGTCTGAGGGGAGCGCTGCTGCAGACCTACGTTTTGAGTATACTGATACGAAGCATCATGGAG GTGGTGTTTCTTTGTCTCCAGTACTTCCTGTATGGGATCTTCCTCAATCCTCTGTATGTCTGCcag gccaGGCCGTGTCCACATCCAGTCAACTGTTATGTCTCCAGAccaacagagaaaaatgtcttcatAGTGTTTATGTTGGCTGTGTCGGGGGTCTCTCTGGTCCTCAGTGTCCTGGAACTGTATCACCTGGCATGGAGACACTGCTGCAG GCGATTACTCTTCTCCAGGAGGACCGTCACTCCCGCCAATGCTTCGCCGGCTCGgcagctctctctgtctcctccgcCACCATCAACGCCGCCTCCAGATTTCAACCAATGTGTGACTGGCTCCTCGCACTTCCTGTCACTCCCTTTCCCCAACCACCGCTTAGCTGACCAACAAAACTCAGACAACATGGCCACCGAGAAGCACAAAATGGCCTCCTCTGCGGAAGACGAAAATTTCCTCCAGATGAACTCCTACTCACCCGCATGGCAGAAGACCGGCAACGGTCAGATCCAAGACGACGAATACCTGAGGGCCGACATTGGCTGCTACAACCCTGGGACCAGGGAGATCAGCTGCCCTCAGATCCAAAATGGAGGGCTCTATCAGAAAGACAAACGCAGATTAAGCAAAACCAGCGGAACAAGCAGCCGAACGAGAGCTGACGACCTTGCCGTTTAG